In one Thermanaerothrix sp. genomic region, the following are encoded:
- a CDS encoding PAS domain S-box protein, with translation MKLEGVVAMPFGYEGSGFLDFPLLDLLHSCPDPIWCIRTADRKWMFLTLGMEELLRMPIPDFLVRFNLGMVIHPDDVGAFNAFLEEAQSDGKASAEVRMIRGDQSEVWVALRAVGHRDESGVCKYLVGIAQDVSELRRYQEELRRSELKWKTVLDNAGEAFLTVDRGGRITYVNKSFETMLGYGRDRIVGESLWTLVPEDQRSIIDYQWSLRNIRWQRRYEIELLRSDGSRIPVRIIATVVRGFSNDTEDYLHFGFIDDLTKVRRIDREQKDQLKFLKTLLDTIPSPVFYKDSRGRYQGFNRAFQELFGLCDGDFQMEPGSLPEEFVARDVSSDMELLKKPGSMSFDFSMGSGEDRRDFVIRKASFFDHCGKVGGFVGVMTEVTSMKRMERVLRESKERAEASSRAKMAFVSHISHEIRTPMNAVVGLSEVLLEECRDQGMRKDLELIHQASSSLMDILGDILDLAAVEAGKLKLETVPFSIEEVCSPIFSLMWAEAEKKGLDFVHRIDPSAQGLFLGDPVRVRQLLWNLLSNAVKFTDRGSVSTQITWKDGGVLFVVSDTGVGIDEAHLDRIFGYFERGEDLLTRRLPGTGLGLALCKSLVSLMGGTIGVKSRKGEGSEFSFWLPLERAEGVPLPRKEEDAPELPKGLKVLLAEDNRANQRLMTTVLRRMNLEVTTASDGEEALKLFEQEGPFDMVLMDVQMPVMDGLEVTRRIRSSEKGTGRRTLVVGLTAFSSPEDRKACVEAGMDRFLAKPVSPARLRRELGRIWAFTSEEKSLIDPEVLLEMADGSRDLAKGFASDVLEMLPGYVSSLEGALESGSSRQETEEAVEKSLHRLKGTAGYLGAASLESELSNMLRRWRCSEKEEVLAALPGLIDKIRKLEEDLKRYLGSEA, from the coding sequence GTGAAGCTGGAAGGAGTGGTTGCTATGCCCTTTGGTTATGAGGGGTCGGGTTTTCTGGACTTTCCGCTGTTGGATCTTTTGCACTCCTGCCCTGACCCCATATGGTGCATCAGGACGGCGGACCGCAAGTGGATGTTCCTAACCCTTGGCATGGAGGAACTCCTCAGGATGCCCATACCGGATTTCCTGGTCCGTTTCAACCTGGGCATGGTGATACATCCCGATGACGTGGGCGCGTTCAACGCCTTTTTGGAAGAGGCCCAATCGGACGGCAAGGCCTCCGCGGAGGTCCGGATGATAAGAGGGGACCAGAGCGAGGTGTGGGTGGCCTTGCGGGCGGTGGGGCACCGGGACGAGAGCGGGGTGTGCAAGTACCTGGTGGGCATAGCCCAGGACGTGTCGGAGTTGAGGCGCTACCAGGAGGAGCTCCGGCGGTCCGAGCTCAAGTGGAAGACGGTGCTTGACAACGCTGGGGAGGCCTTCTTGACCGTTGACCGGGGGGGAAGGATAACCTACGTAAACAAGTCCTTCGAGACCATGCTGGGCTACGGAAGGGACAGGATAGTGGGGGAGTCCCTTTGGACCCTGGTGCCGGAGGATCAAAGGTCCATAATAGACTACCAGTGGAGTCTTAGGAACATCCGGTGGCAGCGCCGGTACGAGATAGAGCTTTTGAGGTCCGACGGATCCAGGATCCCCGTGAGAATAATAGCCACCGTGGTGAGGGGGTTTTCCAACGATACGGAGGACTACCTGCATTTCGGCTTCATAGACGATCTTACCAAGGTAAGGCGCATCGACAGGGAGCAGAAGGACCAGCTCAAGTTTCTCAAGACCCTGCTTGACACCATCCCGAGCCCGGTGTTCTACAAGGACTCCCGGGGCAGGTACCAGGGGTTCAACCGGGCCTTCCAGGAGCTCTTCGGCCTTTGCGACGGGGACTTTCAGATGGAGCCCGGGTCCCTGCCGGAGGAGTTCGTTGCCCGGGACGTGAGCTCCGACATGGAGCTGCTGAAGAAGCCCGGCAGCATGAGCTTTGACTTCTCCATGGGGTCCGGGGAGGACCGGAGGGACTTCGTGATACGCAAGGCGTCGTTCTTCGACCACTGCGGCAAGGTGGGGGGCTTCGTTGGGGTCATGACCGAGGTTACCTCCATGAAGAGGATGGAGCGCGTCCTGCGGGAGTCCAAGGAGAGGGCGGAGGCCTCCTCAAGGGCCAAGATGGCCTTCGTGTCCCACATAAGCCACGAGATAAGGACCCCGATGAACGCGGTGGTGGGCTTGTCGGAGGTGCTCCTGGAGGAGTGCCGGGACCAGGGAATGAGGAAGGATCTGGAGCTGATCCACCAGGCGTCGTCGTCGCTGATGGACATACTGGGGGACATCCTGGACCTGGCGGCGGTGGAGGCGGGGAAGCTGAAGCTGGAGACGGTGCCGTTCTCCATTGAGGAGGTGTGTTCCCCCATATTCAGCCTCATGTGGGCGGAGGCTGAGAAAAAGGGCCTTGATTTCGTCCACCGCATAGATCCCTCCGCCCAGGGGCTGTTCCTGGGCGATCCTGTAAGGGTGAGGCAGCTCCTTTGGAACCTTTTGAGCAACGCGGTGAAGTTCACAGACAGGGGTTCCGTGTCCACCCAGATAACCTGGAAGGATGGAGGCGTACTCTTTGTGGTGTCCGACACCGGGGTGGGCATAGACGAGGCTCACCTGGACAGGATATTCGGCTACTTCGAGCGGGGGGAGGATCTTCTCACCCGGCGGCTTCCCGGCACCGGCCTTGGGCTTGCGCTGTGCAAGAGCCTGGTGTCCCTCATGGGGGGCACCATAGGAGTGAAAAGCCGCAAGGGGGAGGGGAGCGAGTTCTCCTTCTGGCTGCCCCTGGAGCGGGCGGAGGGTGTCCCCCTCCCAAGGAAGGAGGAGGACGCCCCGGAGCTGCCCAAGGGTCTTAAGGTGCTGCTGGCGGAGGACAACCGGGCAAATCAGCGGCTCATGACCACGGTGCTGCGCCGGATGAACCTGGAGGTAACCACCGCCTCCGACGGGGAGGAGGCCCTTAAGCTTTTTGAGCAGGAGGGGCCTTTCGACATGGTCCTCATGGACGTTCAGATGCCGGTGATGGACGGCCTTGAGGTGACCCGCCGAATAAGGTCCTCGGAGAAGGGCACCGGAAGGAGGACGTTGGTTGTGGGGCTAACGGCCTTTTCCTCGCCGGAGGACCGGAAGGCCTGCGTGGAGGCCGGGATGGATCGTTTCCTGGCCAAGCCGGTTTCACCCGCAAGGCTTCGCAGGGAGTTGGGGCGCATATGGGCCTTCACGTCCGAGGAGAAGTCCCTGATAGATCCGGAGGTTCTGCTGGAGATGGCGGACGGCTCAAGGGATCTGGCGAAGGGCTTCGCCAGCGACGTGCTGGAGATGCTCCCGGGCTACGTGAGCTCCCTTGAGGGCGCCCTTGAGTCCGGCTCCTCCCGACAGGAGACGGAGGAGGCGGTGGAGAAGTCCCTCCACCGCCTCAAGGGGACCGCCGGGTACCTGGGCGCGGCGTCCCTGGAGAGCGAGCTGTCTAACATGCTCCGCCGGTGGAGGTGTAGCGAGAAGGAAGAGGTCTTGGCGGCCCTTCCGGGGCTCATAGATAAGATTCGTAAGCTGGAGGAGGATCTTAAGCGATACCTTGGCTCTGAGGCCTAG